In one Pelorhabdus rhamnosifermentans genomic region, the following are encoded:
- a CDS encoding DUF3102 domain-containing protein, translating into MNEPANTVDTLTVEILILKQQTAQNIIEIGKRLNQVKEQLPHGEWQEYLETKVDISYRSAVRLMQVAREFSNVPTLAGLPSSKVFALLDLPEPDREPFLSEPHALPNGETKTVDEMTTRELQAAIKARKEAETRAQEAEKEVNRLQKVALTISAENDGAMEAAMKLKKDNSTLNQANKVLEQKLKSAGDPIIVEQPVQVVPPDYERIKRENAEFKARQQNMSLQQLAQVDENYQQYLKSEAEEEKAAKLVHKVLSALLDLPTGLEIEELARCYLKFSPAAVTDEITVTCGEIETGIDRLQKLNSALKSVTKLKAVK; encoded by the coding sequence ATGAACGAACCAGCAAACACGGTTGACACTCTAACAGTCGAAATATTGATTCTGAAACAGCAAACCGCGCAGAACATCATTGAAATTGGTAAGCGGTTGAATCAAGTAAAAGAGCAGTTGCCGCATGGTGAGTGGCAAGAGTATTTAGAAACAAAGGTTGATATTAGTTATCGTAGTGCTGTAAGACTTATGCAAGTAGCTAGAGAGTTTTCAAATGTGCCAACGTTGGCAGGTTTGCCGTCATCAAAAGTATTTGCGCTGCTGGATTTACCGGAACCAGACCGTGAACCATTCCTATCCGAACCGCACGCCCTGCCAAACGGCGAAACAAAAACAGTTGATGAAATGACCACACGTGAATTACAGGCCGCTATAAAAGCCCGTAAGGAAGCTGAAACCCGAGCACAGGAAGCAGAAAAAGAAGTCAATAGATTGCAAAAAGTCGCACTGACTATTTCGGCAGAGAACGATGGGGCTATGGAAGCCGCTATGAAATTAAAAAAAGATAACTCAACCCTTAATCAAGCCAATAAAGTCCTTGAGCAAAAACTAAAATCAGCAGGCGATCCAATTATCGTTGAGCAGCCTGTGCAGGTTGTACCTCCTGATTACGAACGCATTAAACGCGAAAATGCTGAGTTCAAAGCAAGGCAACAAAACATGAGTTTACAGCAATTAGCTCAGGTTGATGAAAACTACCAGCAATATCTAAAGTCCGAAGCGGAAGAGGAAAAAGCAGCCAAATTAGTACATAAAGTTTTAAGTGCGCTACTGGATTTACCAACTGGTCTGGAAATAGAAGAACTGGCAAGATGTTATTTAAAATTTTCTCCTGCTGCTGTGACAGATGAGATTACAGTGACTTGCGGGGAAATCGAAACAGGCATTGATAGGCTGCAAAAACTCAACAGTGCTTTAAAAAGCGTAACTAAATTAAAGGCGGTGAAATAA
- a CDS encoding ImmA/IrrE family metallo-endopeptidase: MARSTAYSILDNFKITSPEVPAKLILKQYGRLFYFSGFCEESRNDFGFCRYDGHEYQIFINRDLAGSIGNFPYAHELGHIVLNHFIDFDTNYLSDRQLWLLNREADIFATNFLMPEPLICKYVNMPITSVREIGQYKNGFGVSWEALINRLDELHLCTRERIENIFATEKKSFEQTAAAYK, from the coding sequence ATGGCACGTTCGACGGCTTATTCAATTTTAGATAATTTTAAAATCACATCGCCTGAAGTTCCTGCAAAACTTATACTAAAACAATATGGTAGATTGTTTTATTTTAGTGGCTTCTGTGAAGAATCAAGAAATGATTTTGGCTTTTGCAGATACGATGGGCATGAATATCAAATATTCATTAATAGAGATTTAGCTGGTAGTATTGGCAATTTTCCTTATGCTCACGAATTAGGTCATATTGTTTTGAATCATTTTATAGATTTTGATACAAACTACCTTTCCGATCGGCAATTATGGCTTTTAAACAGAGAAGCGGATATATTTGCAACAAATTTTTTAATGCCAGAACCATTAATATGTAAATATGTAAATATGCCTATTACATCAGTTAGAGAAATCGGTCAGTATAAAAATGGATTCGGCGTTTCTTGGGAAGCCTTAATTAATCGCTTGGACGAATTGCATTTATGTACCAGAGAAAGGATTGAAAATATATTTGCGACAGAAAAAAAGTCATTTGAACAAACTGCAGCAGCTTATAAATGA
- a CDS encoding tyrosine-type recombinase/integrase — MEGHTRKRGDKWYYSFEASNVDGKRKRIERVGGRTKKDAEAALRIALQEYNNAGLHFEPSEMSVSDYMDYWFKNYVLINCKYNTQTCYELIIKNHIKPALGIYKLKSLTPAILQEFINGKYLSGYSKNHLMNITTVLNGSLKYAVHPCKFIKDTPMQYVKYPKYDHSKREIDHKVISNDDFSQIIERFPLGSTFHIPLMIGYYTGCRIGEVMGLTWDDIDLENATIDINKLIYKREKDWYFGSTKTSSSVRNIKIGKTLLTDLKKHKKWQTENRLKYGQYFIQQYEVEELINDQKLRRIHSLQISINASAMNPINMICTKENGEMITPDSFKYAAKVIHYELGIIFNFHSLRHTHATTLIENGANIKDVQNRLGHANIETTLGTYTHATEKMAEQSVDIFEKAANQSLPTKK, encoded by the coding sequence ATGGAAGGTCATACCAGAAAACGTGGTGACAAATGGTATTATAGTTTTGAAGCTTCCAATGTTGATGGTAAAAGGAAAAGAATTGAAAGAGTAGGCGGAAGAACTAAAAAAGACGCGGAAGCAGCCTTACGAATCGCACTACAGGAATACAATAATGCAGGGTTACATTTTGAGCCAAGTGAAATGTCCGTCTCGGATTATATGGATTACTGGTTCAAGAACTACGTACTTATTAACTGTAAGTACAACACTCAAACTTGTTACGAACTTATAATCAAAAATCACATTAAACCAGCCTTAGGCATTTACAAGTTAAAGTCATTGACACCCGCAATTTTACAAGAGTTCATCAATGGTAAATATCTAAGCGGTTATAGTAAAAATCATTTAATGAACATAACAACTGTCCTTAATGGCTCACTTAAATATGCCGTCCACCCCTGCAAATTCATTAAGGATACGCCAATGCAATATGTCAAATATCCAAAATATGACCATTCTAAGCGTGAAATTGATCATAAAGTTATTTCAAACGATGATTTTAGCCAAATCATCGAACGTTTTCCTCTAGGATCAACCTTTCACATTCCCCTCATGATTGGCTATTATACGGGCTGCCGAATTGGGGAAGTAATGGGCTTGACCTGGGACGATATTGATTTAGAAAATGCAACAATTGATATTAACAAATTGATTTACAAACGTGAAAAGGATTGGTATTTTGGATCAACAAAAACATCTTCCTCCGTAAGAAATATTAAAATCGGAAAAACCTTGCTTACTGATTTAAAAAAGCACAAAAAATGGCAAACAGAAAACCGTCTAAAATATGGTCAATACTTTATCCAGCAGTATGAAGTTGAAGAATTAATCAATGACCAAAAATTAAGAAGAATCCACTCATTGCAAATTTCTATCAATGCTAGCGCTATGAATCCAATTAATATGATTTGTACAAAAGAAAATGGGGAAATGATTACCCCCGATTCATTTAAATACGCTGCTAAGGTAATCCATTATGAACTGGGGATAATATTTAATTTTCATTCGCTGCGACACACTCATGCAACAACCTTAATTGAAAATGGAGCAAATATTAAAGACGTACAAAATCGGCTTGGGCATGCCAACATCGAAACCACTCTCGGAACTTACACCCATGCCACCGAAAAGATGGCTGAGCAATCTGTCGATATATTTGAAAAGGCTGCGAATCAATCCTTGCCAACCAAAAAATAA
- a CDS encoding helix-turn-helix domain-containing protein, with translation MNEDILYTVKEVAKLIKTNPAFVYKLINRGYLPALKLGSFKIRRVSLEEFLKKYDGYDLSNLNTVVKLSEQS, from the coding sequence ATGAACGAAGATATTCTCTACACAGTTAAGGAGGTTGCAAAGCTAATTAAAACAAATCCCGCCTTTGTGTATAAACTTATTAACCGTGGCTACTTACCAGCATTGAAACTAGGTAGTTTTAAAATAAGACGTGTTTCGTTAGAAGAATTTTTAAAAAAATATGACGGATATGACCTAAGTAATTTAAATACGGTTGTCAAATTGTCAGAGCAATCATAG
- a CDS encoding helix-turn-helix transcriptional regulator: protein MSLSETIKAKRKEKCLSQTELALRINRSPQLICDIEAGRKNPSLDTLALLVKELAFSLDAIFFK, encoded by the coding sequence ATGTCACTATCTGAGACGATAAAAGCAAAAAGAAAAGAAAAATGTTTATCACAAACAGAACTTGCCTTACGTATCAATCGCAGCCCTCAATTGATTTGTGATATTGAAGCTGGGCGGAAAAATCCCAGCCTTGATACATTGGCCTTGTTAGTAAAAGAACTTGCTTTTTCATTAGATGCAATTTTTTTTAAATAA
- a CDS encoding helix-turn-helix domain-containing protein — protein sequence MNIGLKIKALRNERGYTLKQVADAAGISVSFVSEIERGKRNPGLDNLHNIARALGVSSDFILAGTNSINQVGDKREFDKQFPNVVKILRRDGKKITPEKERLIARIIETAIEDE from the coding sequence ATGAACATTGGATTGAAAATAAAAGCGCTTAGAAATGAAAGAGGTTACACCTTAAAACAAGTGGCTGATGCTGCCGGAATTTCTGTCTCATTTGTTTCTGAAATAGAACGCGGAAAAAGAAATCCTGGTTTGGATAATCTTCATAATATAGCTAGAGCTTTAGGTGTTTCATCCGATTTTATATTGGCAGGAACAAATTCTATTAACCAAGTAGGTGACAAGCGTGAATTTGATAAACAATTCCCTAATGTAGTAAAAATACTTCGCCGCGATGGTAAAAAAATAACGCCCGAAAAAGAGCGTCTTATTGCAAGAATTATCGAAACGGCTATAGAGGATGAGTGA